atatatatatatatatatatatatatatatatatatatatatatatcgcctCTTAACTAACATCTGATCACCTGCTGTTAGGCTGCATTGCTATTCAAATTGGCTGGAGAACAAGCAGTTGGTATTTGGTCCCTCAACTTCCCTTCTGATATAAATACAATCCCTTCTTATGTTGACCTAGCTACAttctatatataattaatttcaCTCTATTTCCCCTTCATATATATGTAGTGCTTGGGCCCACTGTGATTCCTGCATCTCCAAGTTGTGGTTATGGTATTTCACTCGAACAACTTGTTTCCATGACCAGGGACCATAATCTAACTTCTCTTCATCAATATGGAGGGGCAAGTTACTTACTTAGCTTATCAAACATATTTTTCCTTCACTATCATTGATTAAAAACCTCTTTTTTATATctatacttatatatattttcAGGTCCAAGGGTTATCTGAGATGTTGAAAATCAATCTGGACAGAGGAGTACAAAGAGATGAAGATGAATTAAGAAACAGGAGAAATGCCTTTGGATCTAATACTTATCCTGTGAAAAAAGGAAGAAGCTTCTTTGTATGTTATATCTCTACAAAAACTATTTCTTCTTTGCTTTTATTTACAACTGCAGCTGACCATGGCTATGTTAATCATGTTGACCACAGATGTTTCTCTGGGAAGCTTGGCAAGATTTGACACTTATTATATTGATAGTAGCTGCTGCAGCATCACTGGTGCTAGGAATAAAGACAGAGGCAAGTTTGAAATAATactttctcatatatatatagtcatacatTCATGAGATTGTGATCATTATGACTCCTATTTGTTTCAGTTTTTATTTGAAGAGTTGTTGTAATTTCCTTCTGTAGGGTATTGAAGAAGGATGGTATGATGGAGGAAGCATCACATTTGCTGTTCTTTTGGTTATTTTTGTGACAGGTGAGGcagtttgttttttttatatttttcattggTTATGATATCTAAAATGTACTTTCTCACATATATTGTTGTTTCTGTAAACTATAATAGCAACCAGTGATTATAGACAATCCCTGCAGTTTCAGAATCTAAATGAGGAAAAGAGAAATATACAGATAGAGGTTTGTGTGTTACGTTAATGAgtgagatattattattattattctaccTTTAGTTGTCTTCTTAACATATGCAAATTCAAGCAGATAACTAGAGATGGAAGAAGAGAGAAGATTTCAATATATGATATAGTTGTTGGTGATGTAATACCTCTAAAAATAGGTGATCAGGTAGGCTAATAAATTTTCATAAAGTTTTTAAGATACTTTTGACTTGTTTGACTCTTTATTAATTGTTGAATTTCCATGTTTCTTACAGGTCCCTGCTGATGGTCTCCTAATAAAAGGTCACTCACTAGCCATTGATGAATCCAGCATGACTGGGGAAAGCAAGATTGTAAGCTGGTTAGACctcctttttaaataaaaaaaacaataaattcaATTCTTTCTTATATTTCATCTCACTTTTTAGGCACACAAGGACCAAAAAACACCTTTTCTGATGTCTGGCTGCAAGGTGGCAGATGGTGCAGGAACCATGATGGTAACTGGTGTGGGCATAAATACAGAATGGGGATTGTTAATGGCAAGCATTTCAGAAGACACTGGTGAAGAAACTCCATTACaggtttaaatatatatatatatatatatatatatatatatatatatatatatatatatatctcattttATCTTATCACTATTTgtattatataatttatattcCATCAATGAAGTCAGATACGAATGAATAATGATGGTTGATAGGTACGCTTGAATGGTGTTGCAACATTTATAGGTATAGTTGGGCTTGCAGTAGCATTACTTGTACTTGGTGTCCTTTTGTTTAGGTAATTAAAATCTATTAATTTtcttatattttgtgattgtgactatatatatactttttcttttagtttttttctAATTATTGAAAGCTGTTGTTCAGGTTCTTCACTGGTAACTCAAGAAACCCTGATGGAACTATCCAGTTTGTCCATGGAAAGACCAGTGTTAGTGAAGCAGTTGATGATGCCATAAAAATTTTCACTGCTGCAGTAAGTTTCTTATGCATCTATATGTGTAGATTATCTCGGATCCTTTTGTGTTCTTAACTAATGGCTGAAGCATTTAGGTCACCATTGTGGTTGTTGCAGTTCCTGAAGGGCTTCCATTGGCTGTAACACTGACGTGAGTGTGTAATTAATTTTACAAATAAGTTAATTTtggattttgatttaaattttcttgaatttacAGGTTAGCATACtcgatgaagaagatgatggcAGATAAGGCATTGGTGCGTAGACTCTCAGCTTGTGAAACTATGGGGTCTGCAACTACTATCTGCAGTGATAAAACTGGAACATTAACACTAAATCAGGTTGgcatttttttaatgttatttaacATAATCctaatgtttatatgattatttaaaaataaatgttaCATGTCACAGATGACTGTAGTTGAGGCATATGTGGGACAAAAGAAAATTGATCCTCCTGAAGATGGTTTGCAATATCATTCGACTGTTTCCTCTTTGTTAAATGAGGGAATTGCACAGAATACAGCTGGCAGTGTTTTCTCCTCTAAGGTACTAAAAATCTTGTCATTTGTTTGTGTAGCTagctcttttatttatttattaatattaatataatattatcATTTATTTGTTGATAGGATGGTGCATGTATAGAAGTTTCTGGATCTCCAACAGAAAAGGCTATCCTCCATTGGGGTGTCAAGGTTCTATTTGCATGTTTTGTATTAAGTTTTATCTCTGTgcatgtgtgagtgtgtgttttAAGTTTATATAAATGAAAAATGACTTCACATTGCAGATTGGGATGAACTTTGATGTTGTCAGAAATCAATCCACCCTCCTACACGTCTCTCCTTTTAACTCAATAAAAAAACGAGGTGGCGTAGTATTACAAGGGGTGAGTGATTTTTTTAATTAgagtttaaaaataaatttaatttctctTATGAACAACAACACAGGGGGACTCTCAAGTTCGTATACATTGGAAGGGAGCAGCTGAAATAGTGTTGGCTTCATGTAAAGAATATGTTGACACAGATGGTTCCTTGCAGTCCATTGACAATGATATGGTGAGTAATTAAGTGAAGTTCTTGTAGTTGACTATATTTACGTAATTCTTTACAACACACATTTTGAGGTATAATTTTTACAGGAATATTTTAAAAAAGCTATAGAGGAGATGGCTGCAAGAAGCTTGAGGTGTGTTGCAATTGCTTACAGAAACTATCATGTAGATGGTGTTCCTGTGGATGAAGAACAGCTAGCAgaatggaatttacctgaagatGATCTTGTTCTACTTTCTATTGTGGGTATAAAGGTACCCATCATATCTTCACTGTTTACAAAATTAAACCaatattttttgtattatttttactGAGTTTATCTTGTGCAGGATCCTCCTCGAGTAGGTGTAAGAAATGCAGTAAAATTATGTACAGATGCTGGTGTAAAGGTTAGGTTTTGGTTTCTTACATATATTTAATGTTTCTAAataagaatgaaaaaaaaaacaagtgaTTTATCTGTagaaattatatatgtataatgtaTTAATTATAGGTTCGGATGGTGACTGGGGATAATATTCAAACAGCAAAAGCAATTGCCATGGAGTGTGGAATACTTGATTCAGGTGAAGATGCAACAGAGCCAAATGTTATTGAAGGAAAGACATTTCGTGAGTATTCAGAGAAAGAAAGAGAATATACTTCCAAGCATATATCGGTGTGTTCTAAGATTTTGATACTTGTTATAATAATAATCAATGATTAAAGTggtgaattttgatatatgtatgtggatttattactattatatatatatatatatataggtgatgGGAAGATCTTCCCCTAGTGATAAACTATTACTTGTGCAAACACTTCGTAAGCTTGGGGAAGTTGTTGCTGTTACTGGAGATGGAACAAATGATGCCCCTGCACTTCATGaggtttaaatttaataatttatcttgtttttttttatatatttatttaccttttttgttttgtatatatatatacgtcAGGCTGATATAGGTCTTGCCATGGGCATTCAAGGAACTGAGGTTGCAAAAGAAAGCTCCGACATCATCATTTTGGATGATAATTTTGCTTCAGTTGTGAAGGTATgtgcaaaagtttgaatttctTGTTtgaacttttgtgttgattattatgtttcatatatagGTTGTTCGGTGGGGCCGGTCTGTTTATGCAAATATTCAGAAATTTATCCAGTTCCAGCTTACAGTTAATGTTGCAGCACTTGTGATAAATGTTGTGGCAGCAATTTCTTCTGGAGATGTACCTTTGAACACTGTGCAGCTTCTTTGGGTTAATCTCATCATGGACACCCTTGGAGCTTTGGCATTGGCCACTGAACCTCCAACTGATCATCTTATGCATAGATCTCCTGTTGGCCGAAGGTATtcttacatacatacatacatacatacatacatacatgaagTTGACTCTCTTTTTTTCCTCAGGGAACCTCTTGTGACGAATATCATGTGGAGGAACTTGATTATACAGGTACAATTATCACAATATCTACCATTTTGATATTATGATCCTCATTCTTCATTACAATGATGAAAATGCCATGGATTTGACAGGCTTTATATCAAGTTGCAGTTCTTCTTGTCTTCAACTTCCGTGGTCTTGCCATTCTTAACTTAAAGAACAATGAACATGGAAATGCTGTGAAGAATACTTTGATATTCAATGGATTTGTCCTATGTCAAGTAAGGCATTTATGATTTATCCAACTTTAAGATTTAGAAGTATTATAGAACATGAGAATCCTTGTGCTCctgtccttcattttggttgttgtTAGGAAATGAGCTCAAAGATTCCCAACAACCCGACCATGaccatgaaaaataaaataaggaaATTTGAACACAAAATATACGTGGAAAACTCCAAAACCTGAGAAAAATTCCAAGGCCTATAGAGAAAATTTCATTATATGACAAATTATTACAATCATTAAAACCAACCCCAATTACACTTGGTCTCCAAAGGTTTGACTCACATATCTACACTCTAACGTAAGAGAAGAAAGAAATTAAAAGTATATTTGACCAGGACACTTTAAAACCAAAGAATTGATCCCTTTTAGAGGAATGGAGCCCACTCCATCTTTTCTCTTGCCATTTATGTGGATGTAGGGCAATCACTTTTAATTTTAACAAAATCTCAGTGACTATGATTTACCAAAAAAAATGGCTGATATTTTCTTAAAAGCACTTGGACCATGTGACAGCTCTCTCCTTTAAATGACTAAATAAATAGTACAGCTCACTTCATTTATTACTCTTGTGTATTCCATTTAGATTAGCTGTTAATGTCCACATCCGGTTTGTAATTACAGATTTTCAACGAGTTCAATGCTCGAAAACCAGATGAAATGAATGTATTTTCTGGAGTGACTAAAAATTATCTTTTTATGGGCATAGTAGGAACAACCTTCATTCTTCAGGTAATTGTGAATTATATTTACATATACAAGTGCAGAATTTTGAGTATGGTAATTGTTGTTGCAAACAAAACAGGTCATGATTATTCAGTTCCTAGGAAAGTTCACATCAACAGTTAGACTTAGCTTGAATCTATGGATTCTCTCTATTGGTATTGGAATTTTCAGGTTAGttctgttttttttattaatcatTAACATGGTTGAATAAAGAAGTAGATATAATTAACATTATTGATGATTACTTATTATGATCTTACAGTTGGCCTCTTGCAATTGCTGGAAAACTGATTCCAGTTCCAGAGACTCCATTGGCAAGAGTCTTCAGCAAACCATATCAACACTGCATTGCTTCTCGTAACCGCTGAATTTCATTCATTTTATTTTAATTCATTTCTTCATGTAGAAACAATTATGTTAAAGAACACTAGGCGATAAATTTTAATATCAAGGAGAAAAAAGAAATACAAAGGTGTGAAAACACTTGCACACACAAAAAAGTGTTTGaatgtaacaaaaaaaaaagatagttataGTTACATTACATAAATTGAAAACAATCACATTTGAACACTATattttaagaagaagaagaaaaaaaaaatcaaactagcAGAAACATGAATAGGCCATGTGATTCTTCTTTGAAACATAACGTGAGACATAATTGGCAACAGAAGCAGAAGAAGCTGGAGGAATATTTGCAGGAACAAGTATTTGAGTCTTTCCTGTTGCTATTCTTTTTCCAGCAACATTTGCATAAAACAAACCTGAAATTGCTGGAACAAATACATCACTCTGTGAACATATGTAGAAGTCAATCACCTTCTCATATTCTGATTCAAGAAACTTTGACTTCTTGTCCATTGGCATTATTCCCTCCTGAAATATCAAATCAATCAATCACCCAATTCTAATTCAAATCAAATCAAGAAATTCAAATGATCTTACCTTTGTGTAAGATTTGGGGAAGAGGTCTTTTAAAGCATCAAGGCTGCTATCCCATCTTGATTGAGTCAGATATACAGCAGTATCTTTATCAAAACCAAGTTTTCTTAAAAACAATGCAATCTCTTGTGGACTATAACATTTCTTTGATCCAGCACTATTTCCTTGACAACCCTTGTGGTCTAACATGTCAAGCCTCAAGTCAACTGCTACAAATTGTCCATCTGATTTGCGACTTAGGGTTTTAAGTCGGTCAACCATTGTGTCAACCACTTCCTGAACATCTGGTTGAAGCTCAAGTGTTCCATATGTGGCCAAGCATCCGATTGAGTTGTCTTGTTGGATTTTCGACTTTTTCATGTTCACAGAAGGGAAGTATGTTGCTATCCTTACATTGCCTTTGCTTCTAAAAGCAGGTTCAATGTTTTCTGCAATGTAGTCTTCTGTGACTCGATTAGGAACCCTTAGAACAGCAAGATTCTTTGATGATAACTCTGAAGGTTGGGTTTTCACTACTTTCACCACTCCATCCAGGCTATTTACAAACTTCTCAATGTCATAAATGTCTCCAAAGTTTCTGGAAGATGCATCAAGTCAGTGAGTTAATACTTAATAACAACAAAAATGCTACCTTTAAATGGTAAGTGGAATATGAGAATATGAAGAGTAAATGAGTAACCTCCAATCACCAGGTTCACTTCCTCTAATGTCTGGAACTACAAGATTTGCCTTTAGGTATCTTGCGACTACCACTGCATCAGCAATCTGAGTTTGACAATCCGCCATGGTCAAACATTAGACCAGATGGAGATCCAGAAAGGAGGGAAAGAAACAAGATGAAGTCAACTCAACATACCTGGGAGACATGATATTCAGGTCCATTGGTTAAGGAGAAAGTGACAAATCCTTTGGATTCTTCTACCTCTTCTGCATAATTTGAAGGAAAGTTATAAACAGACACGAAGTTAACATAAGTTTGAATTAGTTATAGTCTGTTCTGTACTGACCTGAGTCTGGCTTAGACCAACAACGCTTGAGTCCACCGGATTCCTCCTTCCAAGGGCCATCGCCACCATTGCTAAGTGCAAAGCTCTGCTCCGAATCATTATTGTCATCAAAATGTTG
The genomic region above belongs to Lactuca sativa cultivar Salinas chromosome 4, Lsat_Salinas_v11, whole genome shotgun sequence and contains:
- the LOC111907428 gene encoding calcium-transporting ATPase 9, plasma membrane-type, whose translation is MTTSGTNASSSSNTPPPDIETGVLPPINAPDDDFDDPFDITTTKNASTESLRRWRQAALVLNASRRFRYTLDLRKNEEQEKRRRMIRSHAQVIRAALLFKLAGEQAVVLGPTVIPASPSCGYGISLEQLVSMTRDHNLTSLHQYGGVQGLSEMLKINLDRGVQRDEDELRNRRNAFGSNTYPVKKGRSFFMFLWEAWQDLTLIILIVAAAASLVLGIKTEGIEEGWYDGGSITFAVLLVIFVTATSDYRQSLQFQNLNEEKRNIQIEITRDGRREKISIYDIVVGDVIPLKIGDQVPADGLLIKGHSLAIDESSMTGESKIAHKDQKTPFLMSGCKVADGAGTMMVTGVGINTEWGLLMASISEDTGEETPLQVRLNGVATFIGIVGLAVALLVLGVLLFRFFTGNSRNPDGTIQFVHGKTSVSEAVDDAIKIFTAAVTIVVVAVPEGLPLAVTLTLAYSMKKMMADKALVRRLSACETMGSATTICSDKTGTLTLNQMTVVEAYVGQKKIDPPEDGLQYHSTVSSLLNEGIAQNTAGSVFSSKDGACIEVSGSPTEKAILHWGVKIGMNFDVVRNQSTLLHVSPFNSIKKRGGVVLQGGDSQVRIHWKGAAEIVLASCKEYVDTDGSLQSIDNDMEYFKKAIEEMAARSLRCVAIAYRNYHVDGVPVDEEQLAEWNLPEDDLVLLSIVGIKDPPRVGVRNAVKLCTDAGVKVRMVTGDNIQTAKAIAMECGILDSGEDATEPNVIEGKTFREYSEKEREYTSKHISVMGRSSPSDKLLLVQTLRKLGEVVAVTGDGTNDAPALHEADIGLAMGIQGTEVAKESSDIIILDDNFASVVKVVRWGRSVYANIQKFIQFQLTVNVAALVINVVAAISSGDVPLNTVQLLWVNLIMDTLGALALATEPPTDHLMHRSPVGRREPLVTNIMWRNLIIQALYQVAVLLVFNFRGLAILNLKNNEHGNAVKNTLIFNGFVLCQIFNEFNARKPDEMNVFSGVTKNYLFMGIVGTTFILQVMIIQFLGKFTSTVRLSLNLWILSIGIGIFSWPLAIAGKLIPVPETPLARVFSKPYQHCIASRNR
- the LOC111907427 gene encoding protein MANNAN SYNTHESIS-RELATED 2, with product MGIDPRQIVAGVLTVTMFLMLGNMIKRDHFDAPISHHVNHAGSTQHFDDNNDSEQSFALSNGGDGPWKEESGGLKRCWSKPDSEEVEESKGFVTFSLTNGPEYHVSQIADAVVVARYLKANLVVPDIRGSEPGDWRNFGDIYDIEKFVNSLDGVVKVVKTQPSELSSKNLAVLRVPNRVTEDYIAENIEPAFRSKGNVRIATYFPSVNMKKSKIQQDNSIGCLATYGTLELQPDVQEVVDTMVDRLKTLSRKSDGQFVAVDLRLDMLDHKGCQGNSAGSKKCYSPQEIALFLRKLGFDKDTAVYLTQSRWDSSLDALKDLFPKSYTKEGIMPMDKKSKFLESEYEKVIDFYICSQSDVFVPAISGLFYANVAGKRIATGKTQILVPANIPPASSASVANYVSRYVSKKNHMAYSCFC